In the genome of Nycticebus coucang isolate mNycCou1 chromosome 12, mNycCou1.pri, whole genome shotgun sequence, one region contains:
- the LOC128561642 gene encoding Golgi SNAP receptor complex member 2-like, with amino-acid sequence MEPLYQQTHKQIHEIQSHMGRLETADKQSLHLVENEIQASIDQIFSCLERLEILSSKEPPNKRQNAKLRVDQLKYDVQHLQTALRNFQHRRYAREQQERQREELLSRTFTTNDSDTTIPRDESLQFNSSLQKIHHGMDDLIGGGHSILEGLRAQRLTLKGTQKKILDIANMLGLSNTVMRLIEKRAFQDKFLMIGGMLLTCVIMFLVVQYLT; translated from the coding sequence ATGGAGCCGCTGTACCAGCAAACGCACAAGCAGATCCATGAGATCCAGTCTCACATGGGACGCCTGGAGACGGCAGACAAGCAGTCTCTGCACTTAGTAGAAAACGAAATCCAAGCAAGCATAGACCAGATATTCAGCTGTCTAGAACGTTTGGAGATTTTGTCCAGCAAGGAGCCCCCTAACAAAAGGCAGAATGCAAAACTTCGTGTCGACCAGTTAAAATATGATGTCCAACACCTGCAAACTGCTCTGAGAAACTTCCAGCATCGGCGCTATGCAAGGGAACAACAAGAGAGACAGCGAGAGGAGCTTCTTTCTCGTACCTTCACCACTAATGACTCTGACACCACCATACCAAGGGATGAATCACTGCAGTTTAACTCCTCCCTCCAGAAAATTCACCACGGCATGGATGACCTCATTGGAGGAGGGCACAGTATTCTGGAGGGACTGAGGGCCCAGAGACTGACCTTGAAGGGGACGCAGAAGAAGATCCTTGACATTGCCAACATGCTGGGCTTGTCCAACACAGTGATGCGGCTCATTGAAAAGCGGGCTTTCCAGGACAAGTTCTTAATGATCGGTGGGATGCTGCTCACGTGTGTGATCATGTTCCTCGTGGTACAGTACCTGACATGA